A genomic segment from Candidatus Baltobacteraceae bacterium encodes:
- a CDS encoding energy transducer TonB, giving the protein MIRTTGIAALAVAAALLFGTLPAAAQYANEFTPAKLLKQGTTSTAIAGTGTVVVQVQINPNGTHKAIKVIHSTNSGDNDAAMEIAQNSSYRPAHRGSAAVPSFYDFTLKFNGKSVASQSSGAGGGTASISSAAAQVAALIRAQKYSEAKAKAQASLLSNPGDESLREMLGIAAFDSGDVTTAAQAFDRVNNVGKQFQPAAAASLAAAAVSVSDSNPTQSMTYAQKAMAIDPSTNSKFALGVAQLANKQNDAALATLKAVHAAAMNDPKFNKTARENIDARLMGAYLANNDTADAQTIATEIKQIDPGSTLAGRVLGNSYLKMGVDASAAKNYPEALKDLDQAAATGDPDVAVTANTQAALVIARMEKPDYKQMQSYADKAIALKPNDPLANFAEGVALTGQWGASHDDATKKKALDALNKADSLAKQSGNEGLSLQIETFIKQSLNATPGGGGSSQ; this is encoded by the coding sequence ATGATACGCACTACGGGAATCGCCGCATTAGCGGTTGCGGCCGCACTGCTCTTCGGAACGTTGCCGGCAGCGGCCCAATACGCCAACGAGTTCACGCCGGCCAAACTCCTCAAGCAGGGTACGACGAGCACGGCGATCGCAGGCACCGGCACCGTGGTCGTTCAGGTTCAAATCAATCCGAACGGCACGCACAAAGCGATCAAGGTCATTCACTCGACCAACTCCGGCGACAACGACGCCGCGATGGAGATCGCGCAGAACTCGTCGTATCGCCCGGCACATCGCGGTTCGGCGGCCGTGCCTTCGTTTTACGACTTCACGTTAAAGTTTAACGGCAAATCGGTTGCATCTCAGAGCAGCGGCGCCGGGGGCGGCACGGCCAGCATCAGCTCTGCGGCAGCGCAAGTGGCGGCACTGATTCGCGCCCAAAAGTATTCGGAGGCCAAAGCGAAAGCGCAGGCGAGTTTGCTCAGCAATCCCGGCGACGAGTCGCTGCGCGAGATGCTCGGCATTGCGGCGTTCGACAGCGGCGACGTGACGACGGCCGCGCAGGCGTTCGACCGGGTCAATAACGTCGGCAAGCAGTTCCAGCCGGCAGCGGCCGCGAGCCTCGCCGCGGCGGCGGTGTCGGTCTCCGATTCGAACCCCACGCAATCGATGACCTACGCCCAAAAGGCGATGGCGATCGATCCGAGCACGAACTCGAAGTTCGCGCTAGGCGTCGCCCAGCTGGCCAACAAGCAAAACGACGCCGCACTCGCGACCCTTAAGGCCGTTCACGCGGCGGCAATGAACGATCCCAAGTTTAATAAGACCGCTCGCGAGAACATCGACGCACGCCTCATGGGCGCGTATCTGGCGAACAATGACACTGCCGACGCGCAGACGATCGCGACGGAGATCAAGCAGATCGATCCGGGCAGCACCCTTGCCGGACGCGTGCTTGGTAACAGCTACTTAAAGATGGGCGTCGATGCCTCGGCGGCCAAGAACTATCCCGAGGCGCTCAAGGACTTGGACCAGGCGGCCGCTACGGGTGATCCCGACGTCGCCGTCACAGCGAACACGCAGGCCGCGTTAGTCATCGCAAGGATGGAGAAGCCGGACTACAAGCAGATGCAGTCCTATGCCGATAAGGCCATCGCACTGAAGCCCAACGATCCCCTGGCGAATTTCGCCGAGGGCGTTGCGCTGACGGGGCAATGGGGCGCATCGCACGACGATGCCACGAAGAAGAAGGCGCTCGACGCGCTTAACAAAGCGGATTCGCTCGCCAAGCAGTCGGGCAACGAGGGGTTGTCGCTGCAGATTGAAACCTTCATCAAACAGAGTCTGAACGCCACACCCGGGGGCGGAGGCTCGAGTCAGTGA
- a CDS encoding pseudouridine synthase, whose protein sequence is MSDGVRLNKYIAQAGVTSRRGADELIARGKVRVNGQVTRELGTIVREGDRVDVSGTPVKPVAESIYLVLHKPVGVVTTMRDPERRRTIAELLPRGPRVVPVGRLDYDTSGVLLLTNDGDMANRLLHPRFGVEKLYRVTIAGRLDPGDVQKFREGVTLDDRERAAGVKVRVVATRRDHSVLDLTLYEGRNRQVRRMFEALGHRVVGLTRLRFGPIALGDLPVGRSRPATARELAALRRIRDG, encoded by the coding sequence GTGAGCGACGGCGTTCGGCTAAACAAGTACATCGCGCAGGCCGGCGTGACGTCGCGGCGCGGTGCCGACGAATTGATCGCGCGCGGAAAAGTGCGCGTCAACGGACAAGTTACGCGCGAGCTCGGTACGATCGTTCGCGAAGGTGACCGCGTCGACGTCAGCGGTACGCCGGTAAAGCCCGTCGCTGAGTCCATCTACCTCGTTCTGCATAAGCCCGTGGGCGTGGTCACGACGATGCGCGATCCGGAAAGGCGCCGGACCATCGCCGAGCTGTTGCCGCGCGGTCCGCGGGTCGTTCCGGTTGGGCGTTTGGACTACGATACGTCCGGCGTGCTGCTGCTGACCAACGACGGCGACATGGCGAATCGGCTCCTCCATCCGCGATTCGGAGTGGAGAAGCTCTACCGCGTGACGATCGCCGGACGTCTCGACCCCGGGGACGTGCAGAAGTTCCGGGAGGGCGTTACGCTCGACGATCGCGAGCGAGCCGCCGGCGTGAAGGTGCGCGTCGTCGCGACGCGTCGCGATCACTCCGTCCTCGACCTCACGCTGTATGAGGGCCGCAACCGGCAGGTACGCCGGATGTTCGAGGCGCTCGGGCATCGCGTCGTCGGGCTGACGCGGCTGCGTTTTGGCCCGATCGCGCTGGGCGATCTGCCGGTAGGCCGAAGCCGGCCGGCCACCGCGAGGGAGCTGGCCGCGCTGCGGCGCATCCGCGACGGGTAA
- the rho gene encoding transcription termination factor Rho yields the protein MLTAAQLAEKTKTDLVELAKELEVEIPAPAKLKKDDIVALIVQAQSARSGLEMASGILDILPEGYGFLRRGGYVIGNEDIYVSQSQIRRFELRRGDMVEGQVRRPKESEKYFGLIRVDKVNGFDPEAIKGRATFEKGTPIFPEERFKLENRSTQLSTRIIDLFCPIGKGQRALVVSPPKAGKTTLLKNIAQGISVNHPEAHIIALLVDERPEEVTDMQRTIDGEVVASTFDEHPENHTAVAELAMERAKRLVELGKDVVILLDSITRLARAYNQVVASSGRTLSGGLDTASLHKPKRFFGAARKIEGGGSLTIVGTALVETGSKMDDVIFEEFKGTGNMELNLTRKLAESRVFPAVDIKRSGTRREELLLSPEEMRKVWMLRRATAVLNTGDITEIILDKMAQTRTNEEFLQSVTKEALSMSRGYEDGGNGKY from the coding sequence ATGCTCACTGCGGCCCAACTGGCGGAGAAAACCAAGACCGATCTCGTCGAGCTCGCTAAAGAGCTCGAAGTCGAGATCCCGGCTCCGGCCAAGCTGAAGAAAGACGACATCGTCGCGCTGATCGTCCAGGCGCAAAGCGCGCGCTCGGGCCTCGAGATGGCTAGCGGCATCCTCGACATTCTGCCGGAAGGCTACGGATTCTTACGCCGCGGCGGTTACGTCATCGGCAACGAAGACATCTACGTCAGCCAATCGCAGATTCGCCGATTCGAACTGCGTCGCGGCGACATGGTCGAAGGCCAAGTCCGCCGTCCCAAAGAGAGCGAAAAATATTTCGGCCTCATTCGCGTCGACAAGGTCAACGGGTTCGATCCCGAAGCGATCAAGGGCCGCGCGACCTTCGAAAAGGGGACGCCGATTTTCCCCGAGGAGCGCTTCAAGCTGGAAAATCGTTCGACCCAGCTTTCGACGCGCATCATCGATCTATTTTGTCCCATCGGAAAAGGACAACGCGCATTGGTCGTTTCGCCGCCAAAGGCCGGCAAGACGACGCTTCTGAAGAACATTGCGCAGGGCATCTCCGTCAACCATCCGGAAGCGCACATCATCGCGTTGCTGGTCGACGAGCGCCCCGAAGAAGTCACCGACATGCAGCGCACGATCGACGGCGAAGTCGTCGCGTCGACGTTCGACGAGCATCCCGAGAATCACACCGCCGTCGCCGAGCTTGCGATGGAACGCGCGAAGCGTCTCGTCGAGCTCGGAAAAGACGTCGTGATTCTTCTCGACTCGATTACCCGTCTCGCCCGTGCCTACAACCAGGTCGTCGCGAGCTCTGGCCGGACGCTTTCCGGTGGCCTCGATACGGCGTCGCTGCACAAGCCCAAGCGTTTCTTCGGCGCAGCGCGGAAGATCGAAGGGGGCGGCTCGCTCACAATCGTGGGAACGGCTCTCGTTGAAACGGGCTCCAAGATGGACGACGTCATCTTCGAAGAGTTCAAAGGCACCGGTAACATGGAACTCAACCTTACGCGCAAGCTTGCCGAGTCGCGCGTTTTCCCCGCCGTCGATATTAAGCGGTCGGGAACGCGGCGCGAAGAGCTGCTCCTCTCGCCCGAGGAGATGCGCAAGGTGTGGATGCTCCGCCGCGCGACCGCGGTTCTCAACACCGGCGACATTACCGAGATCATCCTCGACAAGATGGCGCAGACGCGCACGAATGAAGAGTTCTTGCAGTCGGTCACCAAAGAAGCGCTGTCAATGTCGCGGGGCTACGAAGACGGCGGCAACGGCAAGTACTAA
- a CDS encoding DNA-3-methyladenine glycosylase, producing MNLPIETQALAESLVGCILVRESREGLVAGRIVETEAYLPGDPACHAYIGKTARNATLFGPPHRAYVYLIYGTSHCFNLSSESDGEGAGVLVRALEPVEGLAIMQRRRGTELLRDLCRGPGRLCAALAIDRSFDGAELFTGRNLWIESGDPKGRVRRSRRIGLSRAAHRRLRFYETGNPFVSGPARLSPP from the coding sequence TTGAACCTCCCGATTGAAACGCAGGCGCTGGCCGAGTCGCTGGTCGGCTGTATCTTGGTTCGCGAGAGTCGCGAGGGTCTTGTCGCGGGACGAATCGTCGAAACCGAGGCCTACCTTCCGGGCGATCCCGCGTGTCACGCCTATATCGGCAAGACGGCCCGCAACGCAACGCTGTTCGGGCCGCCGCACCGCGCATACGTCTACCTCATATACGGTACGTCGCATTGCTTCAATTTATCGAGCGAGAGCGACGGCGAAGGTGCCGGCGTGCTGGTGCGCGCGCTCGAGCCGGTCGAAGGACTGGCGATCATGCAGCGCCGGCGCGGCACCGAGCTTCTGCGCGATCTGTGCCGGGGGCCGGGGCGTCTATGTGCCGCGCTCGCCATCGATCGATCGTTCGATGGAGCGGAGCTCTTTACGGGACGCAACCTCTGGATCGAATCCGGCGACCCCAAGGGGAGGGTGCGTCGCAGCCGGCGGATCGGCCTCAGCCGCGCCGCGCACCGCCGGTTGCGGTTTTACGAAACGGGCAATCCGTTCGTCAGCGGGCCGGCCCGCTTGAGCCCTCCTTGA
- a CDS encoding glycosyltransferase yields MSILRLGFFTEVYRPVVNGVVASVEALAEGLGSRGHQVYCFTPRMPGYDDRAQPAATDVLRMPSLPLPTRTPYRLTLPLVSRRNVNNIVKRLSLVHVHSPFVTGWMGLRYARRYGMPLVYTYHTQLEAYAHYVPFEPNATRFAASQLTRTFANLADAVVVPTPAMAKHLRQLGVSVRIEVVPSGIDVTRFGAGRRDEELRAALGAAPTDRLLLCVSRLGKEKNIDALIDALAMAGDPALRLAIAGDGPAREELEAHAIAAGVADRIRFLGVVDRVRLPDLYASADAFVMPSMTETQGLVQAEALAAGAFVIAADAGPNRDVVGNAGLIVEPTAQGFAAGFAAIPIVPNRHIADHARRTARRFSIAAQVDRMLELYESLLPGEAGLLDPRLTSNIRSI; encoded by the coding sequence GTGTCGATCCTTCGCTTGGGGTTCTTTACCGAGGTCTACCGGCCGGTCGTCAACGGCGTGGTGGCCTCGGTCGAGGCGTTGGCCGAGGGCTTGGGGAGCCGTGGGCACCAGGTGTATTGCTTCACGCCTCGGATGCCGGGTTACGACGACCGCGCGCAACCTGCGGCGACCGACGTGCTGCGCATGCCGTCGCTGCCGCTGCCGACGCGAACGCCCTATCGACTCACCCTGCCGCTGGTGAGCCGGCGTAACGTCAACAACATCGTCAAGCGGCTCTCGCTCGTACACGTGCATTCGCCGTTCGTCACCGGGTGGATGGGATTGCGCTACGCGCGCCGCTACGGTATGCCGCTGGTTTATACGTACCACACGCAGCTCGAGGCGTACGCGCACTACGTCCCGTTCGAGCCGAACGCGACGCGGTTTGCCGCGTCGCAGCTCACGCGCACGTTTGCCAATCTCGCCGACGCGGTGGTCGTTCCCACGCCCGCGATGGCCAAGCACCTACGTCAGCTCGGCGTCAGCGTACGGATCGAGGTCGTGCCGAGCGGCATCGACGTCACCCGTTTCGGCGCCGGCCGGCGGGACGAGGAGCTGCGCGCGGCACTTGGCGCCGCGCCGACGGACCGGCTGCTGCTTTGCGTCTCGCGCCTAGGCAAGGAAAAGAATATCGACGCGCTGATCGACGCGCTGGCGATGGCCGGGGATCCCGCATTGCGCCTGGCGATCGCGGGCGACGGGCCCGCCCGCGAAGAGCTCGAAGCGCACGCGATCGCGGCGGGAGTCGCGGACCGGATCCGTTTCTTGGGCGTGGTCGATCGCGTCCGGCTGCCCGATCTCTACGCTAGCGCCGACGCGTTCGTGATGCCGAGCATGACCGAGACGCAAGGGCTCGTGCAGGCCGAAGCGCTTGCCGCCGGCGCGTTCGTCATCGCGGCCGACGCGGGACCCAACCGCGACGTCGTCGGCAACGCCGGACTGATCGTCGAGCCGACCGCGCAAGGCTTCGCGGCCGGTTTCGCCGCGATCCCGATCGTTCCGAACCGCCACATCGCCGATCATGCGCGCCGAACGGCGAGGCGGTTTTCGATCGCGGCCCAGGTCGATCGAATGCTCGAGCTATACGAGAGCCTGCTCCCGGGAGAGGCCGGGTTGTTGGATCCGAGGTTGACATCGAACATACGTTCGATATAG
- a CDS encoding ubiquitin-like domain-containing protein yields MRQTVSPDRDGKELLVLIGRGPVRLSDVLGVGLLTATFIWAGFVTHPSAAFASASPEVSPATTVAHSITLDANGSSAPQQTDAATVGDFLRERNIVVGPHDYVYPSIDVPISDGLLVEYRSAVSVNVQTAHQRITVSSAADDVGSLLEEENIALSRDDRVTPALDQPVPANGTVRIVRVVTWEHTRRVRIKPQTIARLDFSMTPGSSHVISAGSTGEREERVRFTQLDGGAVSQQVLASRVLRKSRPRVVAAGVDEYEAFAQFESRGIARTAFMAQSALEMVATAYTAECSGCSGITAIGRPAGHGIVAVDPSVIPLGTRLFIPGYGMAIAGDTGGAIRGYRIDLGFNSERDAMLFGRRQVTVYRLK; encoded by the coding sequence GTGCGGCAAACCGTTAGCCCGGACCGGGACGGAAAGGAACTCCTCGTTTTGATCGGCCGCGGCCCCGTTCGGCTGAGCGACGTCCTTGGCGTCGGTCTCCTCACAGCCACGTTCATTTGGGCCGGTTTCGTCACCCACCCGTCGGCGGCGTTTGCTTCGGCTTCCCCCGAAGTCAGCCCGGCCACGACGGTGGCGCATTCGATCACGCTCGACGCGAACGGTTCGTCTGCACCGCAGCAAACCGATGCGGCGACCGTCGGGGATTTCTTGCGCGAGCGCAACATCGTTGTAGGTCCGCACGACTACGTCTATCCTTCGATCGACGTTCCGATTTCAGATGGTTTACTCGTCGAATATCGCTCGGCCGTTTCGGTGAACGTACAAACCGCGCATCAGCGTATTACGGTGTCGTCGGCGGCCGACGACGTCGGATCGCTGCTCGAAGAAGAAAACATTGCGCTCAGCCGCGACGATCGCGTCACACCCGCGCTCGACCAACCGGTCCCGGCTAACGGCACCGTGCGCATCGTGCGCGTCGTCACGTGGGAGCACACCCGTCGCGTTCGCATCAAGCCGCAAACGATTGCGCGTCTCGACTTCTCGATGACGCCGGGCAGCAGTCACGTAATTTCTGCGGGTTCGACCGGTGAGCGCGAGGAGCGCGTGCGTTTCACGCAGCTCGACGGCGGCGCCGTTTCGCAACAGGTGCTCGCGTCACGCGTGCTGCGCAAGTCGCGGCCGCGCGTCGTCGCCGCCGGCGTCGACGAATACGAAGCGTTCGCGCAGTTCGAATCGCGCGGGATCGCGCGCACCGCGTTCATGGCGCAGAGCGCACTCGAGATGGTGGCCACGGCGTATACCGCCGAATGCTCCGGGTGCAGCGGCATTACCGCGATCGGCCGGCCGGCCGGCCACGGCATCGTCGCGGTCGATCCTAGCGTCATCCCGTTGGGAACGCGGCTGTTCATCCCCGGTTACGGTATGGCAATCGCCGGCGACACGGGCGGCGCAATTCGCGGTTACCGCATCGATCTCGGTTTCAACTCCGAACGCGACGCCATGCTCTTCGGCCGTCGCCAAGTCACTGTTTATAGATTGAAGTAG
- the rsmA gene encoding 16S rRNA (adenine(1518)-N(6)/adenine(1519)-N(6))-dimethyltransferase RsmA: MSSEHPRALLARWGLRPKKRYGQNFLMDAGAAARIARLCVADEPGARVVEIGAGTGTLTQALLAEGADVTAIEIDPELVELLRSRDELHGPHIVEADALEFDYTSYARAGPWRVAGNLPYNVATPLILRFCEMDDGPQSLTVMIQKDVAERLAAKPGTSAYGSLTVAVGYAMQVRREFTLGPGSFYPAPKVHSTVVRMERRERPPVRPRDLTLFWKVVRGAFAYRRKTLANSLILSLGFDRARVERAIATIHLSPEQRGERLDLDDFARLADALAEG, translated from the coding sequence GTGAGCTCCGAGCACCCGCGGGCGTTGCTCGCGCGCTGGGGCCTCCGTCCAAAGAAACGCTACGGTCAAAACTTTTTGATGGATGCGGGCGCCGCTGCGCGGATCGCCCGTCTTTGCGTTGCGGACGAACCGGGTGCGCGCGTCGTCGAGATCGGCGCCGGCACCGGAACGCTGACGCAAGCGCTTTTGGCCGAGGGTGCCGACGTTACCGCGATCGAAATCGATCCCGAGCTGGTCGAACTGCTGCGTTCGCGCGACGAACTGCACGGACCTCACATCGTAGAAGCCGATGCACTCGAGTTCGATTACACCTCCTACGCAAGGGCCGGGCCGTGGCGCGTTGCGGGTAATCTGCCGTACAACGTGGCGACTCCGCTGATTCTCCGTTTCTGCGAAATGGACGACGGTCCGCAATCGCTGACCGTCATGATCCAAAAAGACGTCGCGGAACGCCTTGCGGCAAAGCCGGGAACGTCCGCCTACGGAAGTCTCACGGTCGCCGTCGGTTACGCCATGCAGGTGCGACGCGAGTTTACGCTGGGTCCCGGTTCGTTCTATCCGGCGCCTAAAGTGCATTCGACGGTCGTGCGCATGGAGCGGCGCGAGCGCCCGCCGGTGCGGCCTCGCGACCTGACCCTCTTCTGGAAGGTCGTTCGCGGCGCGTTCGCGTACCGCCGCAAAACGCTCGCCAACAGTTTGATCCTGTCGCTCGGCTTCGATCGAGCGCGCGTCGAACGGGCGATTGCGACGATCCATCTCTCTCCGGAGCAACGCGGTGAACGACTCGACCTCGACGATTTCGCCCGCCTGGCCGACGCGTTGGCCGAAGGATAG
- a CDS encoding type II CAAX endopeptidase family protein yields the protein MNDSTSTISPAWPTRWPKDSFRSPWTWVVAIVLAAIFIAGFYVNAKANTGGVSFANIPPWVIWVSLFLTAALEGVLLLVVLLSLPALSKFSLRELGYRAPTRTSVLTGLAGAVAMIVIANGGATLIDYLAHSKHEQGVIELFKGIHDPTTIVIFVLFACVFAPFAEETIFRVFFFNLGLRYGGFWVGAVLSGVLFGLAHNDFYAALPLALGGMILCYVYYRSRNAFSSMISHSLFNLVSILALLFTPNVTK from the coding sequence GTGAACGACTCGACCTCGACGATTTCGCCCGCCTGGCCGACGCGTTGGCCGAAGGATAGTTTTCGCAGTCCCTGGACGTGGGTCGTTGCGATCGTGCTCGCGGCGATCTTTATTGCCGGGTTCTATGTCAACGCGAAAGCAAACACGGGCGGCGTTTCGTTCGCCAACATCCCGCCGTGGGTGATTTGGGTCTCGTTGTTCCTGACGGCCGCGCTCGAAGGCGTCTTACTGCTCGTCGTCCTGCTGTCGTTGCCTGCCCTTTCGAAGTTCTCACTTCGCGAGCTGGGGTATCGCGCGCCGACCCGAACGTCGGTCCTTACCGGTTTGGCGGGCGCCGTCGCGATGATCGTCATTGCCAACGGCGGGGCGACCCTGATCGACTACCTCGCGCACAGCAAACACGAACAAGGGGTCATCGAGCTCTTCAAAGGCATTCACGATCCGACGACGATCGTGATCTTCGTGCTTTTTGCGTGCGTCTTCGCGCCGTTCGCCGAAGAAACGATCTTCCGGGTCTTCTTCTTCAACCTCGGATTACGCTACGGCGGTTTTTGGGTGGGCGCCGTGCTCAGCGGCGTTCTCTTCGGACTGGCACACAACGATTTCTACGCGGCGCTTCCGCTGGCACTGGGCGGAATGATTCTCTGCTACGTCTACTATCGCTCGCGCAATGCGTTCTCGTCGATGATCTCCCATAGTCTGTTCAATCTCGTTTCGATTCTCGCGCTGCTGTTCACGCCGAACGTCACGAAATAA
- a CDS encoding glycosyltransferase: MKVALVHDYLNQRGGAERVFARIAQGWPDAPVYTALYDPAATGDLISPERVRVSYLSRVPYSKRFFRALAPLYPRAFESFDLSAFDTIVSSTTAWAKGVIVPPGAVHVCYINTVSRFTFAYDEYVGTKLARPIVDRLVEWDRRAAQRPTRFVANSRNVAARIEKYYGRDADVLHCPVEVDRFSVGRGRGDYFFVASRLLPYKRVDLAIRAAALAGVALLVAGTGPAEAALRREAQGTTTTMLGYVDDARMNELMGNARAAVLPGEEDFGLVPLEAAACGRPTIAFRGGGALETVVDGVTGTFFENANPESLAAALRAFDPAPFNPAALRAHAETFAPPRFIERLRAIVARVRDEALTPA; this comes from the coding sequence ATTAAGGTCGCACTCGTACACGACTATCTCAATCAGCGGGGGGGTGCCGAACGCGTCTTCGCACGGATCGCACAAGGCTGGCCCGACGCACCGGTGTACACGGCGCTCTACGATCCGGCGGCGACCGGCGACCTGATTTCGCCCGAGCGCGTCCGCGTATCGTATTTATCGCGCGTCCCGTATTCGAAGCGATTCTTTCGCGCGCTGGCGCCGCTGTATCCGCGCGCCTTCGAATCGTTCGACCTGTCGGCATTCGACACGATCGTCAGCTCGACGACGGCGTGGGCCAAAGGCGTGATCGTTCCACCGGGAGCCGTGCACGTCTGTTACATCAATACCGTTAGCCGCTTTACGTTCGCCTACGACGAATACGTCGGCACCAAGCTGGCGCGTCCGATCGTCGACCGGCTGGTGGAGTGGGATCGCCGCGCCGCGCAGCGCCCGACCCGTTTCGTCGCCAACTCGCGCAACGTCGCCGCCCGCATCGAAAAGTACTACGGACGGGACGCCGACGTGCTGCACTGTCCCGTCGAGGTCGACCGTTTCAGCGTCGGCCGCGGCCGCGGAGATTACTTTTTCGTTGCGTCGCGCCTGCTGCCGTACAAGCGCGTCGATCTCGCCATTCGGGCCGCGGCGCTCGCCGGCGTCGCGCTGCTCGTCGCCGGGACGGGCCCCGCCGAAGCGGCGCTACGCCGTGAAGCGCAGGGAACGACGACGACCATGCTGGGATACGTCGACGACGCTCGCATGAACGAGCTCATGGGCAATGCGCGCGCCGCCGTTCTTCCGGGTGAAGAAGATTTTGGGTTGGTTCCGCTCGAGGCTGCGGCGTGCGGACGCCCGACGATTGCGTTTCGCGGCGGCGGTGCGTTGGAGACGGTCGTCGACGGCGTAACCGGCACGTTCTTCGAGAACGCGAACCCGGAATCGCTTGCAGCGGCGCTGCGAGCCTTCGATCCGGCGCCTTTTAACCCGGCGGCGCTGCGCGCGCACGCCGAAACGTTCGCACCGCCTAGGTTCATCGAGCGACTGCGCGCGATCGTCGCGCGGGTGCGTGATGAAGCTCTTACGCCGGCTTAG
- a CDS encoding insulinase family protein, with product MSARGTVNAVFALALAALPLGARAAGETAVPAPAIETVGGSTIVQQTDARLPLVGVEVVVRAGLDRQTLKQNGLAALVAAAILHTPVARTAGDASVPLDQAVAANGGSVRVTVDPADVRFYIESLSTDAPAVVDLFRRALAAPDFSATTMRAARAALITQIAASQQYALQVGIDMLNAASSSQANAGMPSLGTPASLAQLLSADASAFYRTYYRRGGSYVSAAGRLETLDATALRGIAEALPEGNTAVVNVSVRPLHGASREIVTHRDIASPWLIAQYDAPGVDSRDFGPMLVLAAFVKRTLADIAQVPGVVSETFASRAVGAVYSYDRSPARLVLYVNGGIGNPSRAFATALSVVNVLAATRLEGSIDQFKAQAAGDFATSATTLETRAWLATVFARDGTSPDYLDRALRAIASTTPEDVQRVARTYMGKPTIALVLPRSGNLQN from the coding sequence GTGAGCGCACGGGGCACGGTCAATGCAGTCTTTGCACTCGCGCTCGCGGCGTTGCCGCTCGGCGCGCGTGCCGCCGGTGAAACGGCGGTGCCGGCGCCGGCCATCGAAACCGTCGGCGGTTCGACCATCGTGCAGCAAACCGACGCGCGGCTTCCGCTCGTCGGCGTCGAGGTCGTCGTGCGCGCGGGTCTCGACCGTCAAACGCTCAAGCAGAACGGTCTGGCAGCGCTCGTCGCGGCAGCGATCCTCCATACGCCCGTCGCACGCACCGCGGGAGACGCATCGGTCCCGCTCGATCAGGCGGTTGCCGCCAACGGCGGAAGCGTGCGCGTAACCGTCGATCCCGCCGACGTCCGCTTTTACATCGAATCGCTCTCCACCGACGCGCCGGCCGTGGTCGATCTGTTTCGCCGCGCGTTGGCAGCACCGGATTTTAGCGCGACGACGATGCGCGCCGCACGCGCCGCGCTCATCACGCAGATTGCGGCGTCGCAGCAGTACGCGCTCCAAGTCGGCATCGACATGCTCAACGCGGCCTCGTCGTCCCAAGCAAATGCCGGCATGCCGTCGCTGGGAACGCCCGCGTCGCTCGCTCAACTATTATCCGCCGACGCCTCGGCATTTTATCGCACGTATTACCGTCGCGGCGGCAGTTACGTCAGCGCGGCCGGACGGTTGGAGACGCTCGATGCCACTGCGTTGCGCGGTATTGCCGAGGCGCTTCCCGAGGGGAACACCGCGGTGGTCAACGTGAGCGTGAGGCCCCTGCACGGCGCGTCGCGCGAGATCGTCACTCACCGCGACATCGCGTCGCCGTGGCTCATCGCACAGTACGACGCACCCGGTGTCGATAGCCGCGATTTCGGACCGATGCTGGTACTGGCAGCGTTCGTGAAACGGACGCTCGCCGACATCGCGCAAGTTCCCGGCGTCGTCTCGGAGACGTTCGCGTCGCGCGCGGTGGGCGCCGTATATTCGTACGATCGTTCGCCGGCGCGGCTCGTGCTGTACGTCAACGGCGGCATCGGTAATCCAAGCCGCGCGTTTGCCACCGCGCTATCGGTCGTCAACGTCCTCGCGGCAACGCGGCTGGAAGGGTCGATCGATCAGTTCAAAGCGCAGGCCGCAGGCGACTTCGCAACGTCGGCGACGACGCTCGAAACGCGTGCGTGGCTGGCCACCGTGTTTGCTCGCGACGGGACGTCACCCGACTATCTCGATCGCGCGCTGCGCGCGATCGCTTCGACGACCCCGGAAGACGTGCAGCGCGTGGCGCGGACGTACATGGGCAAACCGACGATCGCGCTCGTTTTGCCGCGTTCCGGTAACTTGCAAAATTAA